Proteins encoded together in one Myxococcales bacterium window:
- a CDS encoding sulfatase-like hydrolase/transferase has protein sequence MTTRWTTSKVSLALEPVRTALAWISGAVFVLGFAVLDVLLRSDAYRAHPALALDALSSVVVWGLLLALVRGRAARAGLFVVHAFGFVLVLACARYYRVPLDAQMAETARHAWGDVRTIVVRTLPTFSVTVLALAGLTTWALGDRGRRTPTHLPLAAIWLGLVGSPPGAASPDARLLAATRVLVRPKAEATKRVGGASLVSLPSRRPRVPNVLVVLGESLRADDACGAEVGGGACRAYRETNAVLPGRISFTRARAVSSYTAVSLSALLTGRTQDGPRDALLAAPNLFDVARAVRHGDERPTVVYASSQLESVFEQKDPRGQVDVFVTAETLLGRTLDDIDEVLSEDLDGKLAAHLDRLVPTLPEPFFLFVHLVGTHAPYFEDPGVRPFAPSSHVVSFGNLPELRNAYKNAIAAQDTRLARVLRSFVARSKGSPYVVLFTSDHAEAFGERGAIHHGQNLHDEQIHVPFFVAAENGALTDDERARLVARVERSVTHLDVLPTIVDVYGVDGALGFAEHGARLSGRSLVRPELPELAPTAITNCTGMFPCPVNTWGMLGERHKVVMQAWDGEWRCESLVPQEHEEIPWGEGCTRLLEASRRVFPKKPNGAENR, from the coding sequence GTGACGACCCGGTGGACGACGTCGAAGGTGAGCTTGGCGCTCGAGCCCGTGCGGACGGCGCTCGCGTGGATCTCGGGCGCCGTGTTCGTCCTCGGGTTTGCGGTGCTCGACGTGCTGCTTCGAAGCGACGCGTACCGAGCCCATCCCGCGCTCGCCCTCGACGCGCTCTCGAGCGTGGTCGTGTGGGGGCTCTTGCTCGCCCTCGTGCGCGGTCGCGCGGCGCGCGCCGGGCTCTTCGTGGTGCACGCGTTCGGGTTCGTGCTCGTGCTCGCGTGCGCGCGTTACTACCGGGTGCCGCTCGACGCGCAGATGGCCGAGACCGCGCGCCATGCGTGGGGGGACGTGCGGACGATCGTGGTGCGCACCCTGCCGACGTTCTCGGTGACGGTGCTCGCCCTCGCGGGCCTCACGACTTGGGCGCTCGGCGATCGTGGGAGGCGCACGCCGACGCACTTGCCGCTCGCGGCGATTTGGCTCGGCCTCGTGGGAAGCCCCCCGGGCGCCGCGAGCCCCGACGCGCGCCTCCTCGCGGCGACCCGGGTGCTCGTGAGGCCGAAGGCCGAAGCCACGAAGCGCGTGGGCGGGGCGAGCCTCGTGTCGCTCCCGAGCCGGCGCCCGCGCGTGCCCAACGTGCTCGTGGTGCTCGGCGAGAGCTTGCGCGCCGACGACGCGTGCGGGGCCGAGGTGGGGGGAGGTGCGTGTCGGGCCTATCGAGAGACGAACGCCGTGCTGCCCGGGCGGATCTCGTTCACGCGCGCGCGGGCCGTGTCGAGCTACACGGCCGTGTCGCTCTCGGCCTTGCTCACCGGCCGCACGCAGGACGGGCCGCGGGACGCGCTCCTCGCCGCGCCGAACCTCTTCGACGTGGCGCGCGCGGTTCGTCACGGCGACGAGCGCCCCACGGTGGTGTACGCGTCGTCGCAGCTCGAGAGCGTCTTCGAGCAGAAGGATCCTCGCGGCCAGGTCGACGTGTTCGTCACGGCCGAGACGCTGCTCGGCCGCACCCTCGACGACATCGACGAGGTGCTCTCGGAGGACCTCGACGGCAAGCTCGCCGCGCACCTCGATCGGCTCGTGCCCACGCTGCCCGAGCCGTTCTTCTTGTTCGTTCATCTCGTCGGCACCCACGCGCCCTACTTCGAGGATCCGGGGGTGCGCCCGTTCGCTCCTTCGTCGCACGTGGTCTCGTTCGGGAACCTGCCCGAGCTCCGGAACGCCTACAAAAATGCGATCGCCGCGCAAGACACGAGGCTCGCGCGCGTGCTCCGCTCGTTCGTCGCGAGGTCGAAGGGCTCGCCCTACGTGGTGCTCTTCACGTCCGACCACGCCGAGGCGTTCGGGGAGCGAGGCGCCATCCACCACGGGCAGAACCTCCACGACGAGCAGATCCACGTGCCCTTCTTCGTGGCCGCGGAGAACGGCGCGCTCACGGACGACGAGCGGGCGAGGCTCGTCGCGCGGGTCGAGCGGAGCGTCACGCACCTCGACGTCCTCCCGACGATCGTCGACGTGTACGGAGTGGATGGCGCGCTCGGCTTCGCCGAGCACGGCGCGCGGCTCTCGGGACGGAGCCTCGTCCGCCCCGAGCTCCCCGAGCTCGCGCCGACCGCGATCACGAACTGCACCGGCATGTTCCCGTGCCCGGTGAACACCTGGGGCATGCTCGGCGAGCGCCACAAGGTCGTGATGCAGGCATGGGACGGCGAGTGGCGGTGCGAGTCTCTCGTGCCCCAGGAGCACGAGGAGATCCCCTGGGGCGAGGGCTGCACGCGCCTCCTCGAGGCCTCGCGAAGGGTCTTCCCCAAGAAGCCGAACGGCGCCGAAAATCGCTGA
- a CDS encoding TSUP family transporter, whose protein sequence is MSPGALAIVPLGVAAGVLTTLAGQGGGLVLLLALAPIVGPHAALGLTTPALFLGNAHRAYLCRAAVDRRLAGLVVLGALPGAYLGGRLASSASPLFLRLALVAVTSLALAKAVGWLRFSVPRVAYAPAGAVIGALAGTSGGAGLLLGPLVYASGLRGQAFVGTVAVTAVALHAGRLVAYGAHGLLTVSSLPLAALLALGIFVGNALADRLRPRLGAHLTTRIELWTLIVCAVLSVVGLV, encoded by the coding sequence ATGAGCCCCGGAGCGCTCGCCATCGTCCCCCTCGGCGTCGCCGCCGGCGTGCTCACCACGCTCGCCGGGCAAGGTGGAGGGCTCGTGCTCTTGCTCGCGCTCGCCCCGATCGTCGGCCCGCACGCGGCCCTCGGTCTCACCACACCGGCGCTCTTCCTCGGGAACGCCCACCGCGCGTACCTTTGCCGCGCCGCCGTCGATCGAAGGCTCGCGGGGCTCGTGGTGCTCGGCGCGCTGCCCGGCGCGTACCTCGGCGGCAGGTTGGCCTCGTCGGCGTCGCCGCTCTTTTTGCGGCTCGCGCTCGTCGCGGTGACGTCGCTCGCGCTCGCGAAGGCCGTGGGCTGGCTCAGGTTCTCGGTCCCTAGGGTCGCGTACGCCCCGGCGGGCGCGGTCATCGGCGCGCTCGCGGGCACCTCGGGTGGGGCGGGGCTCTTGCTCGGGCCGCTCGTGTACGCCTCGGGGCTCCGCGGTCAGGCGTTCGTCGGCACGGTCGCCGTCACGGCCGTGGCGCTCCACGCGGGGAGGCTCGTTGCCTATGGTGCGCACGGGTTGCTTACCGTTTCGTCGCTCCCTCTCGCGGCGCTCCTCGCGCTCGGAATTTTCGTGGGGAACGCCCTGGCCGATCGGCTCCGCCCGCGGCTCGGCGCACATCTCACCACCCGCATCGAGCTCTGGACCCTGATCGTGTGCGCGGTGCTCTCGGTGGTAGGCCTCGTGTGA
- a CDS encoding serine/threonine protein kinase: protein MNVPGDLRSLAEARIGRTFAGKWTVDRLVDMGGMAAVYAATHRNGKRVALKVLHAHLAADEDLRNRFLREGYVANQVEHPGAVQILDDHAEPSTNEVLLVMELLEGQSVEAWLQRAGGRLPMTDALAVAYQVLDVLDAFHKRGVVHRDIKPGNLFVTPQGVVKVLDFGLARLKDGSGTGKATGAGTVLGTASYIPPEQAQGKPDQIDARSDVFAVGAVLYQLLSGQVVHEGRSSLDRLFSAMRTPPRPIMHVSSRVPRPVAVVVDKALAFDWNARYATAKDMRDALKAAYIEVFRMNVARPVPFDAVVDTGDELNESFAEPSAVVEVSFGPPTTQPAPRSGEG, encoded by the coding sequence ATGAACGTACCCGGAGACCTTCGTAGCCTCGCCGAAGCGAGGATCGGCCGCACGTTCGCCGGCAAGTGGACGGTCGATCGGCTCGTCGACATGGGCGGGATGGCGGCCGTGTACGCGGCCACGCACAGGAACGGGAAGCGCGTGGCGCTGAAGGTGCTGCACGCCCACCTCGCGGCCGACGAGGACCTCCGGAACCGCTTCCTCCGCGAGGGCTACGTCGCGAACCAGGTCGAGCACCCCGGCGCCGTCCAGATCCTCGACGACCACGCCGAGCCGTCGACGAACGAAGTGCTGCTGGTGATGGAGCTGCTCGAAGGGCAGTCGGTCGAGGCGTGGCTCCAGCGCGCGGGCGGTCGCCTCCCCATGACCGACGCGCTCGCGGTCGCCTACCAAGTGCTCGACGTACTCGACGCGTTCCACAAGCGTGGCGTCGTGCACCGCGACATCAAGCCGGGGAACCTCTTCGTCACGCCTCAAGGCGTCGTGAAGGTCCTCGATTTTGGCCTCGCGCGGCTCAAGGACGGGAGCGGCACGGGGAAGGCCACGGGGGCCGGGACCGTGCTCGGCACCGCGTCCTACATTCCGCCCGAGCAAGCCCAGGGCAAGCCCGATCAGATCGACGCTCGCAGCGACGTGTTCGCGGTGGGCGCGGTGCTCTACCAGCTCCTCTCGGGGCAGGTCGTGCACGAGGGGCGGAGCTCGCTCGACCGGCTCTTTTCGGCCATGCGCACGCCGCCGCGCCCCATCATGCACGTGTCGTCCCGGGTGCCTCGGCCGGTGGCCGTGGTGGTCGACAAGGCGCTCGCGTTCGACTGGAACGCCCGCTACGCCACCGCGAAGGACATGCGCGACGCCCTGAAGGCGGCGTACATCGAGGTGTTCCGCATGAACGTGGCGCGTCCCGTCCCGTTCGACGCCGTGGTCGACACGGGCGACGAGCTCAACGAGTCGTTCGCGGAGCCGAGCGCGGTGGTCGAGGTGAGCTTCGGCCCGCCCACGACGCAGCCCGCGCCTCGGAGCGGCGAGGGCTGA
- a CDS encoding peroxiredoxin — protein MRTTSPSPLGIALATALTLSTFACGEVKRPDGGEGLLPVGAKAPDLEGRARGGKTLRLSAADDKVKVVYFYPKDGTPGCTKEACAFRDAYARFEKANVVVFGVSRDSQESHDAFLAKHDLPFYLTADEAGTVVKAYGVGSTLGMPSRVTFVVGRDNKIKKVFPDVDPAIHADEVLAAAAE, from the coding sequence ATGAGAACGACCTCCCCCTCTCCCCTCGGCATCGCGCTCGCGACGGCCCTCACCCTCTCCACGTTCGCCTGTGGCGAGGTGAAGCGCCCGGACGGCGGCGAAGGCCTGCTCCCTGTCGGCGCGAAGGCCCCCGACCTCGAAGGGCGCGCGCGGGGCGGAAAAACCCTTCGCCTCTCGGCCGCGGACGACAAGGTCAAGGTGGTTTACTTTTACCCGAAGGACGGCACCCCGGGCTGCACCAAAGAGGCCTGCGCCTTCCGCGACGCCTACGCCCGCTTCGAGAAGGCCAACGTGGTCGTGTTCGGCGTCTCGAGGGACTCGCAAGAGAGCCACGACGCCTTCCTCGCCAAGCACGATTTGCCCTTCTACCTCACGGCCGACGAGGCCGGCACCGTCGTCAAAGCGTACGGCGTCGGCTCGACCCTCGGCATGCCATCTCGCGTGACGTTCGTCGTCGGCCGCGACAACAAAATCAAGAAGGTCTTCCCGGACGTCGACCCGGCGATCCACGCCGACGAGGTCCTCGCCGCCGCAGCCGAGTAG
- a CDS encoding DUF962 domain-containing protein, whose translation MAKEEKSGYAWAVSGMVALLSGRKVAGLGMFAKGLFALEEGWRQKHPDFNGGLAERWQEATEFYEATHRHKVNRWLHMAGIPLIVGGAVGLLAAKPLRPVWMVSAGSFAFGWTLNIVGHSVFEKNAPAFKDDPLSFIAGPVWDLQQVFGKPKKAEASPSAAHPHGTNGVVAQA comes from the coding sequence ATGGCCAAAGAAGAGAAGTCGGGCTACGCGTGGGCCGTTTCGGGGATGGTGGCGCTGCTCTCGGGCCGCAAGGTCGCGGGCCTCGGCATGTTCGCCAAGGGCCTCTTCGCGCTCGAAGAGGGCTGGCGCCAGAAGCACCCCGATTTCAACGGCGGCCTCGCCGAGCGCTGGCAAGAGGCGACCGAGTTCTACGAGGCCACGCACCGCCACAAGGTGAACCGTTGGCTGCACATGGCGGGCATCCCGCTCATCGTGGGCGGCGCCGTGGGCCTCCTCGCCGCGAAGCCCCTCCGCCCCGTGTGGATGGTGAGCGCGGGCAGCTTCGCCTTCGGGTGGACGCTCAACATCGTCGGCCACAGCGTCTTCGAGAAGAACGCCCCCGCCTTCAAGGACGACCCTCTCTCGTTCATCGCCGGCCCGGTGTGGGACCTCCAGCAGGTGTTCGGCAAACCCAAGAAGGCCGAGGCCTCCCCGAGCGCGGCCCACCCGCACGGTACCAACGGCGTCGTCGCTCAGGCGTAA
- a CDS encoding serine/threonine protein kinase — translation MSFEPGQVIDGKYRITRVLGAGGMGAVYEGENVRIGRKVAIKVLHAEAAHAPDLRRRFEREARVAAKIGSHNICDVIDLGDLPDGHAYLVMEYLEGETLEDILNREVRVRAHFIAPLAMQLLDGLSAMHGANIIHRDMKPANVFVTTNGVVKILDFGISKFQVQADAMTQNTQTGALMGTPLYMSPEQSRGARDVDGRSDIYCVGVILYRALSGGHCFEADNLPQLLFKTALEEPIPLRPHLLDQADEPFVAIVERAMAKQPADRYATAREMRDAIETWVRECHPEVPLPVAPARVEDLLEVSGARPKASLRTGSSPSLSGSGSVPAVSGAVPSVSGAVPAVSGAVSAASASVKDLAAKTEVSGPSPALSPAAASLALAPGAVPEGPVQDTANGWESTPLGGAGDPALARTSAAPPAMGGKSSSKGLYIGLAAAALVAIGAGFALKGPPAASANNAPPPPPSAVVPAPSAPTPSATVAEAPKPAPEPSATVAAPAEVAPSPSATAKVAVTTKGGPSKAAASATATPATPPPAEAATGQKPGRKIRTEL, via the coding sequence GTGAGCTTCGAACCCGGACAGGTCATCGACGGCAAATACCGCATCACCCGCGTGCTCGGCGCGGGGGGAATGGGCGCGGTGTACGAGGGTGAGAACGTGCGCATCGGGCGCAAGGTCGCCATCAAGGTGCTGCACGCCGAGGCGGCTCACGCCCCCGACCTGCGCCGGAGGTTCGAGCGCGAGGCCCGCGTCGCGGCCAAGATTGGCTCGCACAACATCTGCGACGTGATCGACCTCGGCGATCTGCCCGACGGCCACGCCTACCTCGTCATGGAGTACCTCGAAGGCGAGACCCTCGAGGACATCTTGAACCGCGAGGTCCGGGTGCGCGCGCACTTCATCGCGCCCCTCGCGATGCAGCTCCTCGACGGCCTCTCGGCCATGCACGGCGCGAACATCATCCACCGCGACATGAAGCCCGCGAACGTGTTCGTGACGACGAACGGCGTCGTGAAAATCTTGGATTTTGGCATCTCCAAGTTCCAGGTGCAGGCCGACGCGATGACCCAGAACACGCAGACCGGCGCGCTCATGGGCACGCCGCTCTACATGTCGCCCGAGCAGTCGCGCGGCGCGCGTGACGTCGACGGTCGCTCGGACATTTACTGCGTCGGCGTGATCCTCTACCGCGCGCTCTCGGGAGGCCACTGCTTCGAGGCCGACAACCTCCCGCAGCTCCTCTTCAAGACGGCCCTCGAGGAGCCGATCCCGCTGCGCCCGCACCTGCTCGATCAGGCCGACGAGCCCTTCGTCGCGATCGTCGAGCGGGCCATGGCCAAGCAGCCGGCCGACAGGTACGCGACCGCGCGCGAGATGCGCGACGCCATCGAGACCTGGGTGCGCGAGTGCCACCCCGAGGTGCCGCTCCCCGTGGCGCCTGCGCGTGTCGAAGACCTGCTCGAGGTGTCCGGGGCGCGCCCCAAGGCGAGCTTGCGTACGGGCTCGAGCCCCTCGCTGTCGGGCTCGGGCTCGGTGCCCGCGGTCTCCGGCGCGGTGCCTTCCGTCTCCGGTGCGGTGCCTGCCGTCTCCGGCGCGGTGTCGGCGGCGTCGGCCTCGGTGAAGGACCTCGCGGCGAAGACCGAGGTCTCCGGCCCGTCTCCCGCGCTCTCTCCGGCTGCGGCGTCGCTCGCCCTCGCTCCCGGCGCCGTGCCCGAGGGGCCCGTGCAAGATACAGCCAACGGGTGGGAGTCCACGCCCCTCGGCGGCGCGGGGGATCCGGCGCTCGCCCGCACCTCGGCGGCACCTCCGGCGATGGGCGGAAAGAGCAGCTCGAAGGGGCTCTACATCGGGCTCGCCGCGGCGGCGCTCGTCGCCATCGGGGCAGGCTTTGCCCTCAAAGGGCCACCGGCGGCCAGCGCGAACAACGCCCCGCCGCCTCCTCCCTCGGCGGTCGTCCCGGCCCCGTCCGCGCCCACGCCGAGCGCCACGGTGGCCGAAGCCCCGAAGCCCGCGCCCGAACCGTCGGCCACGGTCGCGGCTCCGGCCGAGGTGGCTCCCTCCCCCTCGGCGACCGCGAAGGTCGCGGTGACCACGAAGGGCGGGCCGTCCAAAGCGGCCGCGAGCGCGACCGCCACGCCTGCCACTCCGCCACCCGCCGAGGCGGCGACGGGTCAGAAGCCCGGCCGAAAGATCCGAACCGAGCTCTGA